The following are from one region of the Acanthopagrus latus isolate v.2019 chromosome 2, fAcaLat1.1, whole genome shotgun sequence genome:
- the usp32 gene encoding ubiquitin carboxyl-terminal hydrolase 32 isoform X8 codes for MGAKESRIGFLSYDEAVKRVTDVELKRLKDAFKRTSGITYYMTQQCFYREVLGDGVPHKVAEVIYTSFGGSSKGLHFNNLIVGLVLLTRGRDEEKAKYLFSLFASDLGGYAAREDIEAVLQVLDGEVPTSLKKCFSEGDKVNYERFRSWLLQNKEAFTLSRWLLSGGVCVTLTDDSDTPTFYQTLAGVTHLEESDIIDLEKRYWLLKAQSRTGRFDLETFVPLVSPPIHASLSEGLFHAFDENRDNHIDFKEISCGLSASCRGPIAERQKFCFKVFDVDRDGILSRDELHEMVVALLEVWKDNRTDTLPELHSSVSDIVEDILKMHDTTKLGHLTLEDYQIWSVKSALANEFLNLLFQVCHIVLGLRPGTPEEEGQIIRGWLERESRHGLQQGQNWFLISMLWWQQWKDYVKYGSPCCYLPVQEHKGIVVEQPSILSSLRTPMATATIEPIPPDRLGGLGTFSPVSPTEERSPDAVSSASEATEIAALSPQVAPSATESCFARQHNISDNNNQCFSGANGHLPSQLAAQRPGAIDNQSLVNTDPMKAPTLTMEGGRLKRSLQLAPGRDFEMVPEPVWRALYHWYGANLSLPRPVILESKTGQAELELFPRYLLFLRQQPATRSPQSNIWVNMGSVPSPNAPLKRVLAYTGCFSRMGTIKDIHLYLSQRLRIKEEDMRLWLYNSENYLTLLDDEDHTLESLKIQDEQQLVIEVRNKDMSWPEEMSFIANSSKMDRHKVPTEKGATGLSNLGNTCFMNSSIQCVSNTKPLTDYFISGRHLYELNRTNPIGMRGHMAKCYGDLVMELWSGTQKNLAPLKLRWTIAKYAPRFNGFQQQDSQELLAFLLDGLHEDLNRVHEKPYVELKDSDGRPDWEVASEAWENHLRRNRSIVVDLFHGQLKSQVKCKTCGHISARFDPFNFLSLPLPMDSSMHLEITVIKLDGSTPVRYGLRLNMDEKYTGLKKQLSELCSLKPEQILLAEVHTSNIKNFPQDNQKVRLSVNGFLCAFEVPVPGSPTSLSSPSLTDVTPIANGSTVIGNVGNKPVLIPNGGPSSMVPCSPDTPLGNGIANGHITPVQESPFIGYIIAMHRKMMRTELYFLSSQKNRPSLFGMPLIVPCTVHTSKKDLYDAVWIQVSRLASPLPPQEASNHAQDCDDSMGYQYPFTLRVVGKDGNSCAWCPWYRFCRGCTIECAEDRASIGNAYIAVDWDPTALHLRYQTSQERIVEEHCSVEQSRRAQAEPISLDSCLRAFTSEEELGEDELYYCSKCKTHRLATKKLDLWRLPPILIVHLKRFQFVNGRWIKSQKIVKFPRENFDPSAFLAPRDLEQHSLHSRSESEDLLRVGEDNLSSISAPAGFCNLPKASPASSRKSAPSLSRTNSPSGSPKIGSGGRRPGRLRLPQLGSRHRLSNSKENLDGAANPEAEPRDFAQLADTEGSGAGTVACGLPGTGEALASESSCNTEASSSHCDVVLVNGDSNGLSSDCSTESSMDPDHSLLQHRDNMCLEAIYNLYAISCHSGIMGGGHYVTYAKNPNEKWYCYNDSSCKEVHSEEIDTDSAYILFYEQQGVEYSQFLPKIDGKKMADTSSMDEDFESDYKKYCVLQ; via the exons GGTGATAAAGTGAACTATGAGCGCTTCAGGAGCTGGCTGCTACAGAACAAGGAGGCCTTCACTTTGTCCAGATGGCTTCTGtctggaggagtgtgtgtcaCGCTCACAGATGACAGTGACACGCCCACCTTCTACCAGACCCTGGCTGGCGTTACACACT TGGAGGAGTCAGACATTATAGATTTGGAGAAGCGCTACTGGCTGCTGAAAGCCCAGTCCAGAACCGGCCGCTTTGACTTGGAAACCTTTGTCCCTCTGGTCTCTCCTCCAATCCATGCCTCACTGAGTGAAG GCTTATTTCACGCTTTTGATGAGAATCGGGACAATCACATCGACTTTAAAGAGATATCTTGTGGACTGTCTGCGAGCTGCAGGGGGCCCATTgctgaaagacagaaat TTTGCTTCAAAGTGTTCGATGTGGACCGTGATGGGATTCTGTCTCGAGATGAACTCCATGAAATGGTGGTGGCCTTGCTGGAGGTGTGGAAGGACAATCGCACAGACACACTCCCT gAGCTGCACAGTAGCGTGTCAGACATCGTAGAGGACATTCTGAAGATGCATGACACAACCAAG CTGGGTCACTTGACCCTGGAGGACTACCAGATCTGGAGCGTGAAGAGTGCTTTGGCCAATGAGTTCTTAAACCTCCTTTTCCAG GTCTGCCACATAGTCCTAGGGCTCAGGCCCGGTACTCccgaggaggagggacagatcATCAG gggttggttagagagggagagcagacaTGGGCTGCAGCAGGGTCAGAACTGGTTCCTCATCTCCATGCTGTGGTGGCAGCAGTGGAAGGACTACGTTAAATAC GGCAGTCCCTGCTGTTATCTTCCTGTCCAGGAGCATAAGGGCATCGTGGTGGAGCAGCCGTCCATCCTGAGCTCATTACGAACTCCAATGGCCACAGCCACTATAGAGCCCATCCCACCAGACAGACTAGGAGGACTGGGAACCTTCAGCCCAGTCAGCCCCACCGAGGAGAGgtcacctgatgctgtgtcGAGCGCCTCGGAGGCTACAGAGATCG CAGCCCTGAGCCCCCAGGTAGCTCCCTCAGCTACAGAGAGCTGTTTTGCCCGTCAGCACAACATATCAGACAAcaacaatcagtgtttttctggaGCCAACGGACACCTCCCCTCCCAGCTTGCAGCACAACGACCTGGAGCCATCGACAACCAGTCTCTGGTCAACACTGACCCCATGAAG GCCCCGACGTTAACCATGGAGGGTGGCAGGCTGAAGCGCTCCCTGCAGCTGGCGCCTGGTAGAGACTTTGAGATGGTGCCAGAGCCGGTGTGGCGGGCGCTCTACCACTGGTATGGTGCCAACCTCAGCCTGCCGCGCCCG GTTATCCTGGAGAGCAAGACGGGCCAAGCAGAGCTGGAGCTCTTTCCACGctacctcctcttcctccgccaGCAGCCGGCCACACGCTCCCCCCAGTCCAACATCTGGGTCAATATGG GTAGTGTGCCATCCCCCAACGCTCCTCTGAAGAGGGTGCTGGCCTACACAGGCTGCTTCAGCCGCATGGGCACCATCAAGGACATCCACCTCTACCTGTCCCAGAGACTCCGCATCAAGGAAGAGGACATGAGACTCTGGCTCTACAACAGTGAG aACTACCTCACGCTCCTAGACGATGAAGATCACACATTGGAAAGCCTGAAGATTCAGGATGAGCAGCAGCTAGTTATTGAAG TCAGGAACAAAGACATGAGTTGGCCTGAGGAAATGTCTTTCATTGCCAACAGTAGTAAGATGGACAGACACAAAG TTCCTACAGAGAAGGGAGCCACTGGCCTTAGTAACCTTGGCAACACCTGCTTCATGAACTCCAGCATCCAGTGTGTGAGCAACACCAAGCCTCTCACAGACTACTTCATCTCAGGGAGACACCTCTATGAGCTCAACAG AACCAACCCCATTGGGATGCGAGGTCACATGGCCAAATGTTATGGTGACTTGGTGATGGAGCTGTGGAGTGGGACACAGAAGAACTTGGCTCCGCTCAAACTTAGA TGGACGATAGCAAAGTACGCGCCGCGCTTTAATGGCTTCCAGCAGCAGGACTCCCAGGAACTGCTGGCCTTCCTGCTGGACGGTCTGCACGAAGATCTGAACAGAGTCCATGAGAAACCCTACGTGGAGCTGAAGGATAGCGATGGCCGGCCCGACTGGGAGGTGGCCTCTGAG GCGTGGGAGAACCACCTGCGGAGGAACCGCTCCATCGTGGTGGACCTCTTCCATGGTCAGCTCAAGTCCCAGGTGAAGTGTAAGACATGCGGACACATCAGTGCTCGCTTCGACCCCTTCAACTTCCTGTCTCTGCCCCTGCCCATGGACAGCTCAATGCATCTGGAGATCACTg tcATTAAACTGGACGGCTCCACGCCTGTGCGCTACGGCCTGAGGTTGAATATGGACGAGAAGTACACAGGACTGAAGAAGCAGCTGAGTGAACTGTGCAGTCTGAAGCCTGAGCAGATCCTCCTGGCTGAGGTCCACACGTCCAACATCAAG AACTTTCCTCAGGACAACCAGAAGGTCCGGCTGTCCGTTAACGGCTTCCTGTGTGCATTTGAGGTCCCAGTGCCAGGGTCACCAACATCACTGAGCTCACCCTCGCTTACAG ATGTCACCCCGATAGCAAATGGCTCCACTGTTATTGGGAATGTGGGCAATAAGCCCGTCCTCATCCCTAACGGTGGCCCAAGCTCGATGGTGCCCTGCAGCCCTGACACACCCCTTGGTAATGGGATCGCCAATGGACACATCACACCGGTGCAGGAGAGCCCCTTCATTGGATACATCATTGCCATGCACAGAAAAATG ATGCGTACAgagctttacttcctgtcatcTCAGAAGAACCGGCCCAGTCTGTTCGGCATGCCTCTTATAGTTCCCTGCACTGTCCACACCAGTAAGAAGGACCTGTACGATGCTGTCTGGATCCAAGTGTCCCGACTGGCCAGTCCGCTGCCCCCGCAGGAAGCCAGCAACCACGCCCAGGACTG TGATGACAGTATGGGCTATCAGTACCCCTTCACTTTACGGGTTGTGGGTAAGGATGGCAACTCATGTGCCTGGTGTCCCTGGTACAG gtTCTGTCGAGGCTGTACAATAGAGTGTGCAGAGGACAGAGCCTCTATAGGAAATGCTTATATAGCTGTTGACTGGGACCCCACTGCCCTGCACCTTCGCTACCAGACCTCCCAGGAGAGG ATTGTGGAGGAGCACTGCAGTGTGGAGCAGTCCCGTCGGGCCCAGGCCGAGCCCATCAGCTTGGACAGCTGTCTGAGGGCCTTCACCAGCGAGGAGGAGCTGGGTGAGGACGAGCTTTACTACTGCTCCAAGTGCAAGACACACCGGCTGGCCACTAAGAAGCTGGACCTCTGGAGGCTGCCACCCATCCTG ATCGTCCACCTGAAGCGCTTCCAGTTCGTGAATGGCCGCTGGATCAAATCCCAGAAGATTGTCAAGTTCCCGCGGGAAAATTTCGACCCCAGTGCTTTCCTGGCTCCCAGAGACCTGGAGCAGCACTCCCTGCACTCCCGCAGTGAGAGCGAGGACCTGCTGAGGGTGGGAGAAGACaacctgtcctccatctctgcccCTGCTGGTTTCTGCAACCTTCCCAAAG CCTCCCCTGCCTCTAGCAGGAAGTCTGCTCCTTCTCTCAGTCGGACCAACAGCCCTTCAGGCAGCCCAAAGATCGGCAGCGGAGGTCGCAGGCCGGGCCGACTACGCCTTCCCCAGCTGGGCAGCAGACACCGCCTCTCCAACAGCAAGGAGAACCTGGATGGAGCTGCTAATCCAGAGGCGGAACCACGGGACTTTGCACAACTGGCAGACACAGAGGGGAGCGGAGCAGGGACTGTGGCATGTGGCCTTCCAGGAACAGGAGAGGCGCTGGCATCAGAATCATCGTGCAACACCGAGGCGTCCAGCAGCCACTGTGACGTGGTCCTGGTGAATGGTGACAGCAACGGGCTGAGTTCagactgcagcacagagagcagcatGGACCCGGACCACTCACTGCTACAGCACAGAGACAACATGTGTCTGGAGGCCATCTACAACCTCTATGCAATATCA TGCCATTCTGGAATCATGGGAGGAGGCCACTATGTGACGTATGCCAAAAACCCCAATGAGAAATGGTACTGTTACAATGACAGCAGCTGTAAG GAAGTGCACTCTGAGGAGATCGACACCGACTCGGCCTACATCCTCTTCTACGAGCAGCAGGGCGTCGAATACTCCCAGTTCCTGCCAAAGATCGATGGCAAAAAGATGGCCGACACCAGTAGCATGGATGAAGACTTTGAGTCCGACTACAAGAAATACTGTGTTCTCCAGTGA
- the usp32 gene encoding ubiquitin carboxyl-terminal hydrolase 32 isoform X7 yields the protein MGAKESRIGFLSYDEAVKRVTDVELKRLKDAFKRTSGITYYMTQQCFYREVLGDGVPHKVAEVIYTSFGGSSKGLHFNNLIVGLVLLTRGRDEEKAKYLFSLFASDLGGYAAREDIEAVLQVLDGEVPTSLKKCFSEGDKVNYERFRSWLLQNKEAFTLSRWLLSGGVCVTLTDDSDTPTFYQTLAGVTHLEESDIIDLEKRYWLLKAQSRTGRFDLETFVPLVSPPIHASLSEGLFHAFDENRDNHIDFKEISCGLSASCRGPIAERQKFCFKVFDVDRDGILSRDELHEMVVALLEVWKDNRTDTLPELHSSVSDIVEDILKMHDTTKLGHLTLEDYQIWSVKSALANEFLNLLFQVCHIVLGLRPGTPEEEGQIIRGWLERESRHGLQQGQNWFLISMLWWQQWKDYVKYGSPCCYLPVQEHKGIVVEQPSILSSLRTPMATATIEPIPPDRLGGLGTFSPVSPTEERSPDAVSSASEATEIAALSPQVAPSATESCFARQHNISDNNNQCFSGANGHLPSQLAAQRPGAIDNQSLVNTDPMKAPTLTMEGGRLKRSLQLAPGRDFEMVPEPVWRALYHWYGANLSLPRPVILESKTGQAELELFPRYLLFLRQQPATRSPQSNIWVNMAGSVPSPNAPLKRVLAYTGCFSRMGTIKDIHLYLSQRLRIKEEDMRLWLYNSENYLTLLDDEDHTLESLKIQDEQQLVIEVRNKDMSWPEEMSFIANSSKMDRHKVPTEKGATGLSNLGNTCFMNSSIQCVSNTKPLTDYFISGRHLYELNRTNPIGMRGHMAKCYGDLVMELWSGTQKNLAPLKLRWTIAKYAPRFNGFQQQDSQELLAFLLDGLHEDLNRVHEKPYVELKDSDGRPDWEVASEAWENHLRRNRSIVVDLFHGQLKSQVKCKTCGHISARFDPFNFLSLPLPMDSSMHLEITVIKLDGSTPVRYGLRLNMDEKYTGLKKQLSELCSLKPEQILLAEVHTSNIKNFPQDNQKVRLSVNGFLCAFEVPVPGSPTSLSSPSLTDVTPIANGSTVIGNVGNKPVLIPNGGPSSMVPCSPDTPLGNGIANGHITPVQESPFIGYIIAMHRKMMRTELYFLSSQKNRPSLFGMPLIVPCTVHTSKKDLYDAVWIQVSRLASPLPPQEASNHAQDCDDSMGYQYPFTLRVVGKDGNSCAWCPWYRFCRGCTIECAEDRASIGNAYIAVDWDPTALHLRYQTSQERIVEEHCSVEQSRRAQAEPISLDSCLRAFTSEEELGEDELYYCSKCKTHRLATKKLDLWRLPPILIVHLKRFQFVNGRWIKSQKIVKFPRENFDPSAFLAPRDLEQHSLHSRSESEDLLRVGEDNLSSISAPAGFCNLPKASPASSRKSAPSLSRTNSPSGSPKIGSGGRRPGRLRLPQLGSRHRLSNSKENLDGAANPEAEPRDFAQLADTEGSGAGTVACGLPGTGEALASESSCNTEASSSHCDVVLVNGDSNGLSSDCSTESSMDPDHSLLQHRDNMCLEAIYNLYAISCHSGIMGGGHYVTYAKNPNEKWYCYNDSSCKEVHSEEIDTDSAYILFYEQQGVEYSQFLPKIDGKKMADTSSMDEDFESDYKKYCVLQ from the exons GGTGATAAAGTGAACTATGAGCGCTTCAGGAGCTGGCTGCTACAGAACAAGGAGGCCTTCACTTTGTCCAGATGGCTTCTGtctggaggagtgtgtgtcaCGCTCACAGATGACAGTGACACGCCCACCTTCTACCAGACCCTGGCTGGCGTTACACACT TGGAGGAGTCAGACATTATAGATTTGGAGAAGCGCTACTGGCTGCTGAAAGCCCAGTCCAGAACCGGCCGCTTTGACTTGGAAACCTTTGTCCCTCTGGTCTCTCCTCCAATCCATGCCTCACTGAGTGAAG GCTTATTTCACGCTTTTGATGAGAATCGGGACAATCACATCGACTTTAAAGAGATATCTTGTGGACTGTCTGCGAGCTGCAGGGGGCCCATTgctgaaagacagaaat TTTGCTTCAAAGTGTTCGATGTGGACCGTGATGGGATTCTGTCTCGAGATGAACTCCATGAAATGGTGGTGGCCTTGCTGGAGGTGTGGAAGGACAATCGCACAGACACACTCCCT gAGCTGCACAGTAGCGTGTCAGACATCGTAGAGGACATTCTGAAGATGCATGACACAACCAAG CTGGGTCACTTGACCCTGGAGGACTACCAGATCTGGAGCGTGAAGAGTGCTTTGGCCAATGAGTTCTTAAACCTCCTTTTCCAG GTCTGCCACATAGTCCTAGGGCTCAGGCCCGGTACTCccgaggaggagggacagatcATCAG gggttggttagagagggagagcagacaTGGGCTGCAGCAGGGTCAGAACTGGTTCCTCATCTCCATGCTGTGGTGGCAGCAGTGGAAGGACTACGTTAAATAC GGCAGTCCCTGCTGTTATCTTCCTGTCCAGGAGCATAAGGGCATCGTGGTGGAGCAGCCGTCCATCCTGAGCTCATTACGAACTCCAATGGCCACAGCCACTATAGAGCCCATCCCACCAGACAGACTAGGAGGACTGGGAACCTTCAGCCCAGTCAGCCCCACCGAGGAGAGgtcacctgatgctgtgtcGAGCGCCTCGGAGGCTACAGAGATCG CAGCCCTGAGCCCCCAGGTAGCTCCCTCAGCTACAGAGAGCTGTTTTGCCCGTCAGCACAACATATCAGACAAcaacaatcagtgtttttctggaGCCAACGGACACCTCCCCTCCCAGCTTGCAGCACAACGACCTGGAGCCATCGACAACCAGTCTCTGGTCAACACTGACCCCATGAAG GCCCCGACGTTAACCATGGAGGGTGGCAGGCTGAAGCGCTCCCTGCAGCTGGCGCCTGGTAGAGACTTTGAGATGGTGCCAGAGCCGGTGTGGCGGGCGCTCTACCACTGGTATGGTGCCAACCTCAGCCTGCCGCGCCCG GTTATCCTGGAGAGCAAGACGGGCCAAGCAGAGCTGGAGCTCTTTCCACGctacctcctcttcctccgccaGCAGCCGGCCACACGCTCCCCCCAGTCCAACATCTGGGTCAATATGG cAGGTAGTGTGCCATCCCCCAACGCTCCTCTGAAGAGGGTGCTGGCCTACACAGGCTGCTTCAGCCGCATGGGCACCATCAAGGACATCCACCTCTACCTGTCCCAGAGACTCCGCATCAAGGAAGAGGACATGAGACTCTGGCTCTACAACAGTGAG aACTACCTCACGCTCCTAGACGATGAAGATCACACATTGGAAAGCCTGAAGATTCAGGATGAGCAGCAGCTAGTTATTGAAG TCAGGAACAAAGACATGAGTTGGCCTGAGGAAATGTCTTTCATTGCCAACAGTAGTAAGATGGACAGACACAAAG TTCCTACAGAGAAGGGAGCCACTGGCCTTAGTAACCTTGGCAACACCTGCTTCATGAACTCCAGCATCCAGTGTGTGAGCAACACCAAGCCTCTCACAGACTACTTCATCTCAGGGAGACACCTCTATGAGCTCAACAG AACCAACCCCATTGGGATGCGAGGTCACATGGCCAAATGTTATGGTGACTTGGTGATGGAGCTGTGGAGTGGGACACAGAAGAACTTGGCTCCGCTCAAACTTAGA TGGACGATAGCAAAGTACGCGCCGCGCTTTAATGGCTTCCAGCAGCAGGACTCCCAGGAACTGCTGGCCTTCCTGCTGGACGGTCTGCACGAAGATCTGAACAGAGTCCATGAGAAACCCTACGTGGAGCTGAAGGATAGCGATGGCCGGCCCGACTGGGAGGTGGCCTCTGAG GCGTGGGAGAACCACCTGCGGAGGAACCGCTCCATCGTGGTGGACCTCTTCCATGGTCAGCTCAAGTCCCAGGTGAAGTGTAAGACATGCGGACACATCAGTGCTCGCTTCGACCCCTTCAACTTCCTGTCTCTGCCCCTGCCCATGGACAGCTCAATGCATCTGGAGATCACTg tcATTAAACTGGACGGCTCCACGCCTGTGCGCTACGGCCTGAGGTTGAATATGGACGAGAAGTACACAGGACTGAAGAAGCAGCTGAGTGAACTGTGCAGTCTGAAGCCTGAGCAGATCCTCCTGGCTGAGGTCCACACGTCCAACATCAAG AACTTTCCTCAGGACAACCAGAAGGTCCGGCTGTCCGTTAACGGCTTCCTGTGTGCATTTGAGGTCCCAGTGCCAGGGTCACCAACATCACTGAGCTCACCCTCGCTTACAG ATGTCACCCCGATAGCAAATGGCTCCACTGTTATTGGGAATGTGGGCAATAAGCCCGTCCTCATCCCTAACGGTGGCCCAAGCTCGATGGTGCCCTGCAGCCCTGACACACCCCTTGGTAATGGGATCGCCAATGGACACATCACACCGGTGCAGGAGAGCCCCTTCATTGGATACATCATTGCCATGCACAGAAAAATG ATGCGTACAgagctttacttcctgtcatcTCAGAAGAACCGGCCCAGTCTGTTCGGCATGCCTCTTATAGTTCCCTGCACTGTCCACACCAGTAAGAAGGACCTGTACGATGCTGTCTGGATCCAAGTGTCCCGACTGGCCAGTCCGCTGCCCCCGCAGGAAGCCAGCAACCACGCCCAGGACTG TGATGACAGTATGGGCTATCAGTACCCCTTCACTTTACGGGTTGTGGGTAAGGATGGCAACTCATGTGCCTGGTGTCCCTGGTACAG gtTCTGTCGAGGCTGTACAATAGAGTGTGCAGAGGACAGAGCCTCTATAGGAAATGCTTATATAGCTGTTGACTGGGACCCCACTGCCCTGCACCTTCGCTACCAGACCTCCCAGGAGAGG ATTGTGGAGGAGCACTGCAGTGTGGAGCAGTCCCGTCGGGCCCAGGCCGAGCCCATCAGCTTGGACAGCTGTCTGAGGGCCTTCACCAGCGAGGAGGAGCTGGGTGAGGACGAGCTTTACTACTGCTCCAAGTGCAAGACACACCGGCTGGCCACTAAGAAGCTGGACCTCTGGAGGCTGCCACCCATCCTG ATCGTCCACCTGAAGCGCTTCCAGTTCGTGAATGGCCGCTGGATCAAATCCCAGAAGATTGTCAAGTTCCCGCGGGAAAATTTCGACCCCAGTGCTTTCCTGGCTCCCAGAGACCTGGAGCAGCACTCCCTGCACTCCCGCAGTGAGAGCGAGGACCTGCTGAGGGTGGGAGAAGACaacctgtcctccatctctgcccCTGCTGGTTTCTGCAACCTTCCCAAAG CCTCCCCTGCCTCTAGCAGGAAGTCTGCTCCTTCTCTCAGTCGGACCAACAGCCCTTCAGGCAGCCCAAAGATCGGCAGCGGAGGTCGCAGGCCGGGCCGACTACGCCTTCCCCAGCTGGGCAGCAGACACCGCCTCTCCAACAGCAAGGAGAACCTGGATGGAGCTGCTAATCCAGAGGCGGAACCACGGGACTTTGCACAACTGGCAGACACAGAGGGGAGCGGAGCAGGGACTGTGGCATGTGGCCTTCCAGGAACAGGAGAGGCGCTGGCATCAGAATCATCGTGCAACACCGAGGCGTCCAGCAGCCACTGTGACGTGGTCCTGGTGAATGGTGACAGCAACGGGCTGAGTTCagactgcagcacagagagcagcatGGACCCGGACCACTCACTGCTACAGCACAGAGACAACATGTGTCTGGAGGCCATCTACAACCTCTATGCAATATCA TGCCATTCTGGAATCATGGGAGGAGGCCACTATGTGACGTATGCCAAAAACCCCAATGAGAAATGGTACTGTTACAATGACAGCAGCTGTAAG GAAGTGCACTCTGAGGAGATCGACACCGACTCGGCCTACATCCTCTTCTACGAGCAGCAGGGCGTCGAATACTCCCAGTTCCTGCCAAAGATCGATGGCAAAAAGATGGCCGACACCAGTAGCATGGATGAAGACTTTGAGTCCGACTACAAGAAATACTGTGTTCTCCAGTGA